A single region of the Caretta caretta isolate rCarCar2 chromosome 25, rCarCar1.hap1, whole genome shotgun sequence genome encodes:
- the C2CD4C gene encoding C2 calcium-dependent domain-containing protein 4C yields MWLLERIRGSVENGAARASDSGDKQSKGPLYSNVLTPDKIPDFFIPPKLTTVPPEAEGAEGKAKPNLGTSASEQNLSARKPQRSPRLPVKAASESKNLLKAASRHIIQIESADEWASEEDFSTNADPQAQTAMSLPYVPKAQTSYGFATLMESPHTRRKESLFHSEHGSLCQSQASSPSSPRKGAAGGKVNGESARLTPSDIGMSLRNPYRYFSGGESDTCSSAESSPFSSPLLSRSVSLLKIFSQDSQAKVIKLKHPVARNSSLSTDDSSADTSPSLQRRARCPTPPAGGAPPPSLLPLDSPDRLPREHTIRLSKGGSVRLTAEYDAANARLRVRVIAAEDLFDKLCDARAINCCVSLCLNPGKVQKQRSTIIKNSRSPVFNEDFFFDCLGAGSVKKMALKVKVVNKGSSLKRDTLLGERELPLTSLLPFL; encoded by the coding sequence ATGTGGCTCTTGGAGAGGATCCGTGGCTCGGTGGAGAACGGTGCTGCCCGGGCCAGCGACTCGGGGGATAAGCAGTCCAAGGGCCCCCTGTACAGCAATGTGCTGACCCCCGATAAGATCCCGGATTTCTTCATCCCGCCCAAGCTCACAACGGTGCCGCCTGAAGccgagggggcagaggggaaagcCAAGCCCAACCTTGGCACCTCTGCCTCGGAGCAGAACCTGTCAGCCCGCaagccccagcgcagcccccgcCTGCCGGTCAAGGCTGCCTCAGAGAGCAAGAACTTGCTGAAGGCCGCCAGCCGGCACATCATCCAGATCGAGAGCGCCGACGAGTGGGCCTCGGAGGAGGACTTCAGCACCAATGCCGATCCCCAGGCCCAGACGGCCATGTCCCTCCCCTACGTGCCCAAGGCCCAGACCTCCTACGGCTTCGCCACCCTCATGGAGAGCCCCCACACCCGGCGCAAGGAGTCCCTCTTCCACAGCGAGCACGGCAGCCTGTGCCAGTCGCAGGCGTCCTCGCCCAGCTCCCCACGCAAGGGGGCAGCCGGGGGCAAGGTGAACGGGGAGAGCGCCCGCCTGACCCCCTCCGACATCGGCATGTCCCTGAGGAACCCCTACCGCTACTTCAGCGGCGGGGAAAGCGACACCTGCTCCTCGGCTGAGTCTTCGCCcttcagctcaccgctgctgtccCGCTCCGTCTCCCTGCTCAAAATCTTCAGCCAGGACAGCCAGGCCAAGGTCATCAAGCTCAAGCACCCGGTGGCCCGGAACAGCTCCCTCTCCACCGACGACAGCTCGGCTGACACCAGCCCCAGCTTGCAGCGGCGCGCTCGGTGCCCCACGCCCCCGGCGGGGGGCGCCCCGCCCCCGTCCCTCCTGCCTTTGGACTCGCCGGACCGCCTGCCCAGGGAGCACACCATCCGGCTGAGCAAAGGGGGCAGCGTGCGGCTCACGGCCGAGTACGACGCCGCCAACGCCCGGCTGCGGGTGCGGGTCATCGCGGCCGAGGATCTGTTCGACAAGCTGTGCGACGCCCGGGCCATCAACTGCTGCGTCTCCCTCTGCCTCAACCCGGGCAAGGTGCAGAAGCAACGCAGCACCATCATCAAGAACAGCCGCAGCCCCGTCTTCAACGAGGACTTCTTCTTCGACTGCCTGGGAGCCGGCAGCGTCAAGAAGATGGCCCTCAAGGTCAAGGTGGTCAACAAGGGCAGCAGCCTCAAGCGGGACACGCTGCTGGGCGAGAGGGAGCTCCCGCTCACCTCTCTGCTGCCCTTCTTGTAA